The Pedosphaera parvula Ellin514 genome includes the window CTTCAACACCTCACCCGCAGTTGCAGGTGTGTATGGTATCATAGTCAAGTGAGCCACCACGCTCGTCACCGAGCCCGCCGAATTGGTAATCACGACATTATAATTTGCCGCATCGGCAGATTGCACGTTCACCAAATCCAGCACGTTGCTGGTTGCACCTGAAATGGCTGTCCCATTTTTATTCCACTGATAGCTGAGCGGACTGGTGCCGCTCGCTGCCACTCCAAACAAGACTGTGTCTCCTTGAAACACCGCGTTGGTTCTGTCCACTGGTTGGATCGTGATGGCGGGAGGAATTGCCGTCACGGGTGCTGGTATGCCATTGGTGCGAATTGCCTGAATCTCCGTGTAGCTCAAACGGCGTCCCCAAACTGCGAGCTCGTCCATGGCACCGCTAAAGAAATTGGTGGCACTTGCCTGTGCCAATGCAGCCGCAGTGGTATTGCTGGCACCAATGGAACTCCGCGTATAACCGAAATCCGTTTCGTCCAGCACGCCGTCAACATACAATCGGCCTTTGCCGTTTTCATCCACCCAGACTACATGATGCCAGGTGGCGTCAAACACTTGACGGGTTGAAATTTTATCCACGCCCGGTGCGATCTTTACGTGCATGGAACTTGAGCTGCTCGTATCAGTTCCCATCAAAAAGTAGGTGTTAATATTGGTTGGATTCGCTTCAGCAAAGACAACCTTGCTTTGTTGGGACAATCCCTGGGCATTGACCCAGAAGGAAACGGTATAATTCGTGTTGTTATAAATCGGAAATCCGCTGCTACGCACGGCATATTGCTGCAAATTGGCATCAAAATTCAGTGCACTGCCAAACTGGCCTGGCACCAGGCTGGAGCCATCCATTGCTATCAGCTGTAGGTCATTATGGCTATAAAGGTCCGGCGTGTTGAGGGTCGTGGAATTCGTTACGGAATCCAGCGGCCAGTACGACAGCAAACCTGCTGTCACATTGGGCACAACATCGGGAACGATCACCACCGTCGCGGTATCGCTCTGGGTGCTTCCCGCCGGATTGGCAGCTACAACATAGTATGTGTTCGTCGCCGGCTCGGTCGTTGAAGTATCACTGTATGTTTTGTTGATGGCATTCGGAATGGATACTCCATTCTTATACCATTGGTACGAATAAGGATGTTGCCCGTAAACTTGCACCGAGAAGTTGAGCCGGTCACCCATGTTGTTGGTGCTGCTCAACGGCTGCTGAACAAATGTGGGGGGCGAATTCGTAACCGGCTGAGGCATCCCATTCGTGATCAGTGACTGCACCTCAGCCTGTGACAGTGCACGTTCCCAGACTGCCACCTCATCGATGGAACCATTAAAAAATCCACTTATGCCTGGCCTTACCAGTGCACCAATACTCGTGGTATTGAAAGTGTAAGGCTGAGTAACCGTGTAGTTGAAGTTCGTTTGATCCAGACTGCCGTCCACATAGAGTTTAACCGTTCCCCGATCATCGACCCAGGCGATATGGTGCCACGTATTGTCAAAAACCACCTGACTGGACTGACGGTGATTTAGCTGCGTGCCAGCCCCGCCACTATTATTTCGAATCAGCACGTCCAGCTTGTTGGAACTGGTCGTATTACCAATGGCACTATTTTTGGTCTGAAAGAGTACCAGGGGATTGTTATTGGTGGTATTGCTCATCGTGAAGAGCATCCTGTCGGTTTGGTTCGATGAACCTTTCACCCACATCGCAAGAGTAAAGGTGCCGGCGCTGAAAATGGTCAATCCCGTCGCTACGTTGTTCGTATCATGGACAATGTTCAAATATTGCGAAGTCCCATTAAATACAAACCCACTCCCAACCTTTCCGGCCCCTATCGTGGAACCACCCACAACCGTCATGTTGTTTCCTGAAGACAGGTCCGGTGTGGTTCCTCCATTGTCTGCTTCCAACGGCCAATAAGAAATAAGCCCAAGTCGCAAATCACTGGCGAAAGACGTGGTGACTGTGATTAGAATGGTGAGTGCCAGAGCAACTTTGCTGAAAGCTTTCATGGTCTTTAGTTTGCTTAAACGGTTAACCTCGTACATGCGACGACAACTTTGGCGTTGCAAATTAATGGGCTGATTCAAATACGTAAGCAGGCCATGTTGGAAAACGCAACAACAAAGAAGTATTGGCTGAGAACTCAACTTCTCTGGTTTATCAGGAAATTGCCGAGGCAGGCGAAAAGAGCGGACTGATTAGCACGTAACCAAAGCCAACCACATTACCCACGTTTAAAATACAGGATAATGCGTCTTCGGCAAACTCTCCGTAAGAGCCTGTTTTAAAATTCTGGAGGGTGCTGTTTTCGCGCCAAAGGCTGTATGGCAAGGCGCGACGAAGGAGAATATCCCTGGTGGATCTTCGACTGAGGAGCAACGCCGCCAGACGGCCTTTGGCGCGAAAACCCTCCGGGCGGCAGTGCTTTTGGCCGCGGCCGGCGTTGGCTCGGCCCTCACAGCCCGCTGCGGGGATGCTCCGGCCTCGCCGCCTTGGCCACAGCCAAAATCTCCAACCGCAGCACCCTCCATAATTTTAAAACAGGCTCTAAAAAAGTAACCGGCACTTCTCGAGCAAATTACATGTAATCACGCCATCCAAGGAACCGGATTAAATCCCGCTCGACAGGATCTAAAGGAATAACCTTGTTTATTACTTCCGTCCTAAACCACAAACTCAAGTTCCTGCCTATGCGGAATGAGTCCCCGTTCGAACGCGCGGCCCAGGAAACGGCGAATGGATTCCCTGCCCTTTTCACCGTAATCAAGCGTCCAGTGGTTCACATACATTCCGACAAATTTATCCGCGAGGTCGTGCCCCATGTCGCGGGCATACTGCAAAGCGTGCTGTACTGCCTCCGGGCGATGATCAAGGCTGTACTGAATGCTGTCGGTCAAAATCCCGGAAATTCTTTTCCGGACTGCCGGTTCGAATCGCTTGTGAATGACATTTCCTCCCAGCGGAAGAGGCAACCCCCCATTCTCGCGCCCCCACCAGACTCCGAGATCCTCAGAAACCAGCAATCCTTCGTTCTTATAAGTCAGCTGCCCTTCGTGAATAATTAATCCGATCTCCGCTGCTCCAGAGCGAACGGCGCTGAAAATCTGGTCGAATGGTACCACTACATAATCGAACTCTTTGGCGGATTTGCCCAACCAAAGCTGCAGCGCCAGAAAAGCACTGGTCATGGTGCCCGGCACGGCGATTTTCTTCCTGGCAATCTCATCCTTGCTGAATTTCTGTTTGGAAACGAGCATCGGCCCATATCCATCCCCCATGCTCGCGCCGCTGGGCAACAATGCGTATTTATCGCTCACATAGGCATAAGCATGAATGCTGATGGCCGATATGTCTAACTCGCCTCGTGTGGCACGTTCGTTCAAGGTCTGGATATCCTGCAGAATATGTTCAAACCCAAAACCGTTCGTCGGAATAAGTTCTTTTGCCAATCCGTAAAACATAAAAGCATCATCCGGATCCGGCGAGTGTCCCAATGTCAGCATTCGTTTTTCCATGCGGCCCTCATTTTGATTCTCCCTTCGCACATGTCGAACAAAATCACGCGGGTGGATTGAAAACATCACTGGCTCGAGGAATCAAATCACAAGCTTCGGTTTTGGGTAATTCACCCCATACCACAGAACGAAGCCTTCTATATGCTGAATTCAGTTCACATCGTTCTCACCAACAGTAGGATTACGTTTTTTTCAGTCAAATTCTATGGCCCAGAACCGGTTAACGAATGGATGCCCCCATCCATCAGTCATTTCCCGGCGTCAGTTTCTCAAAACCTCTGCTCTCCTTGCCGCTGGTGCAACCGCCCTGCAAGGCCTTGCCTGCGCGGGCTCATCAGCGAGCCCTTTCCGATTGCCGCCGCCAGGATTTTCCGGCATCGAGCATATCGTGGTGGTTATGATGGAGAATCGTTCCTTTGATCATTACCTTGGCTGGCTCCCAGATGCCGATGGACGACAGGCAGGTTTGTCTTATCCCGATCGGGATGGAAATTTGCAACCGACACACGCTCTGTCTCCGGACGATCACGGATGCAACCATCCCACCCTGGACCAAAGCTATCGGGGCGGCCGCATCAAGCATGAACACGGCGCTTGCAACGGCTGGCTTCTTACGGGCAACAATGATGCCTATGCTCTTGGCTACTACAGGCAGAGAGACCTGGCGTTTCTGGGCCAGGCGGCACCTGCCTGGACGGTTTGCGATCGTTATTTCGCTCCGATCATGGCCGAGACTTATCCCAACCGTATTTATCAACACGCTGCGCAGACGGATCGGCTTTCAGACACCCCGGAGCCTTGTTCCCTGCCCACTATTTGGGACCGACTCGCAGAGCACGATTTGAAGGGACGTTATTATTTCAGCGATGTGCCGTTTCTTGCGCTCTGGGGATCCAAATACCTTTCGATCACCCGGACGTTTAACCGGTTTCTCGAAGATTGTGCAGGGGGCGCACTGCCTCAGGTTTCCCTGGTTGACCCACGACTTCTGGGTGAGAGCCTTGATGTATCCGGTCGAGGCAATCCGCATACGGACGTCCACAGTGGCGAAGTTTTTTTGAATACAGTTTACAATGCAGTCACGACCAGTCCCAACTGGGCAAGTACAGTGCTCATCGTGAATTTTGACGAGGGCGGCGGATTTTTTGACCACGTCTCCCCTCCTCCCGCCCCGATTCCGGAAGCCGATAAAACGGCGGGCAATCAGGACGGACTAAGAGGCTTTCGCGTCCCCGCCCTGGTCATTGCGCCGTGGTCAAGACGGGGAGGGATTGCTCACGGTGTTTACGACCATACTTCAATTCTGAAAATGATTGAATGGCGATGGCATCTGGCCCCGCTCACGGCTCGAGATGCCACGGCAAACAACATAGCCGAGGTTCTTGATTTCAGCCGGGCAAGCATGATTGCCCCCCGTTTCAATGTTCCCAATGCCTCCTCCATCGCCTCAGGTTCAACACCTTCGGCAATCTCGAGCTCAAACCGGTGGCGACAACTGGCACTCTCCGCCAAACACTCCGGTTTTCCGAAATCTTAATTCCGTTGCCAGCGCTTGGTGGAGCGGGCAATAGGAATCATACTCTGCCTGAGGTTTTCGTCCCCTTCGTGGAGGTCTTTCCCCCATTTGTAAGCGGCCTCAAAATAGAGATAGTATTATAGGAAATTAAAAAACTGACGAAATGAAAACTTCATTACTACTCGCCTGCCTGGCACTCGGCATTATCGGCTGCTCAACTTGCGATGACCGTGGTGGTCGTGGGGGTGTTGGTGAAGGGGCTGAAACCACTGTGGGCAGGAATTACGGGTGGGAAAACAGTGTGGAAACCCGGGATCCAAGAGGTCCCTGGGAAAATTGGCGTTATGGGGGAGATCCAGACCGTATCGCTCCGCGGGTTCCCGTTGATCCCGCTTTCCCTCCCGCTCCCGTTGATCACTGACTTAACGGATGAAGCAGTTGGCAATGAGCATTAGATTTTTTTCTGTTCTGTGCGTTAACAGTTTCTTCAGTTGCCATTTGCTTCACCCAATTTAGAAGTGTACTTTTATTCATGAAACACGATCAACTCGAAGAAGGAAGGATCGCCAGCCACTCTCGCCCGCTCGGAACTGTCACACGTGAAATGGTTCTGGAAAGGGCCCGACAGCTGGCCGTAATCAATGGCCGCTCTCCGCATGAAGTCATCGAAGGAGATTTCGAACAGGCGCGGCGCGAGCTTTTGGGCGAAGATGAAGCCTCTCCCAAGGAAAGCTTGTTGGAATCCGTACCGGAATCGGAACGCTGGGATCCAGTGCCTGGTTCCACCGGGAGCAAAGCCGAGCAGGTGCCTGCGCACGATGAACAAACAGACAATGAAAAACTGGTGCAAGAGGGAGTGGAGGACGCAGAGCATGACCAGATGTTAGAAGGTGCGAAGGAAGGTTTTCGGCGTGACCAGGCTTAATTTATCTGGCAGCAGGAATTGAAGTTCGGCATGGCCGTCTTTTGGAAACCTACTGGCGGAAAGATTTGTCCATGAATTCTGTACCAACATTCGACCAAAGGAACTTTATGCCCCAGTGTGAAACTTGTGGAAATGAATATGACAAAAACCTCGAGATAGTGGTGAATGGCATTTCCCATTATTTTGATTGTTTTGAATGTGCGATACATGCTCTGGCCCCGCTCTGCGATCATTGCGGGTGCAAGATCATAGGCCATGGCATTGAGGCGGCAGGCATTTTCTTTTGTTGCGCTCATTGCGCAGCTGAGAAAGGGGTTGTCGGTGCGCATGATCACGTTTGAAAGAGGTTGACTCAGTTTAGCCCGGAGAAAATCAGCATAAAAGAATGCTCAGGCTTGATTTACAGAACTTATGGTGCGACCAAGATTTCGAAATCCACGTGCTCCCCGGCTTCAAGCAGAACGCCCCGGGCGGGAAAATAAAATGAGCCCCAAACCTCGGGACGCATCTCCTGAATATCGAGGCAGCGGCAAATTACAAGGAAAGATAGCGCTTATCACGGGCGGAGACAGCGGAATCGGCCGGGCTACAGCAGTTCTTTTTGCCCGCGAAGGCGCCGACGTCGCAATTGCCTATCTCAACGAACATAAGGACGCCAGGGAAACCGTTCGATTGGTAGAGAAAGAAGGCCGAAAGTGCATTGCCATTGCGGATGATGTTGGAAATGAGAAGCATTGCCAGAAAGTCGTGCAAACCGCAGTCAAACAATTCGGAAAGCTGAATATATTGGTAAACAATGCAGCCGAGCAGCATCCACAACCCGACATCACTCGAATTTCCAGCAAACAGCTTGAGCGCACTTTCAGGACAAACATTTTCTCCCACTTCTTCATGGTAAAAGCCACGCTCAAATATTTGAAGGAAGGTTCGGCGATCATCAACACCACGTCAGTTACAGCCTACCGGGGCAGTTCTCAATTGCTGGACTACTCATCGACGAAAGGAGCGATAGTGGCTTTTACGCGTTCTCTTTCTGAGAATCTGGCGGCGAAGAAAATTCGAGTGAACGGGGTTGCCCCCGGCCCCATATGGACGCCGCTCATACCGTCAACCTTTCCTGCGGAAAAGGTGAAGAAATTTGGCACGGATGTTCCTTTGGGGCGGCCCGGACAGCCAATGGAAGTCGCTCCCAGTTATGTTTTCCTGGCCTCAGGTGATTCCTCCTACATGACGGGCCAGGTGCTTCATCCAAATGGAGGAGAGGTTGTGAATGCCTAGCAAAAAGCTGTAACCGTTGTGAAGTCCGTAACCCTTAAATCGCGTCACCATATACCTAAAGAAGACAGATTGGAAGATGAAAGCCGCGGCGATTTTAAATCGAGAAGACCGGGTTCAACCCAAGCCAAATCTGAATTACATACCAAGATCTTGCCCTGGCCCGACATCATTCCCATGGGCCAGTGGGCTAACTATCGAGCCGCAATCGAAGCCGCAAAAACTGCCGGACTGAATTTTCTGCTGGGTGGAGGGTTCGCACTGGCTACTTACACAGGTTATTGGCGGAACACCAAGGACATTGATTTCTACATAGAGCCCAGAGATCGCGAAGCCATGATTACCGCGCTTAGCAGTGTCGGTTTCGTGGATTATTATGATATCCGTCCTTATGACCCGGGCTGGATTTATCGAAGTACTCGTGAGGGAATCATTGTCGACATCATATGGTCCATGGCAAATCGCCGTGCTGAAGTGGACGAACAGTGGTTCACGAGGGCACATCCCATTGTCGTGCGAGAAGAAGCGTTATCTGTGGCGCCGGTCGAAGAACTGCTTTGGTGCAAACTGTATATCTTGCAAAGAGATCATTGTGACTGGACAGATATATTCAACATTTTGTTCTGTTGTGGTCCAAAACTGGACTGGAACCACCTCGTCGAAAGAGTCGGAGCCGACATCCCCCTGCTCCGTTCAGTGCTGATGGTTTATGATTGGCTCTGCCCCAACAAGGCAATTGAACTTCCTTTGAAATTGAGGAGGAGGTTGGAATTGCCCAAGCCTAAGAAACTTCCGGAAGCCGAACAGCAACGTCGCATACGCTTGCTCGACAACCGCGCCTGGTTTTCAGGCATGCATCCCATAAGCCAACATTTGGAGGTCTAACCCAATTATTGTACTCACCGTAATTTACCAAAGGAGACCCTTATGTTAATCGGCACCATGAACCATCCGGCGAAGGACGTCATCAAGGAGATAGAATGGATTGCCGGGATGGGACTCGAGTTCGTCGACCTGACTTTGGAGCCTCCTGCTGCCGCGCTCTGGAATGTAGACGTGGAGGAAACCCGGGCGGTCCTCAAAGCACATGCCCTTCCGGTGGTTGGACATACAGCCTACTATTTGCCAATAGCCAGTCCTTTTGAATCCGTTCGTCGTGCGGCAGTGGAAGAGTTAAAGCACTGTGCAGAAGCATTCGCAAAGATCGGAGCCAGTTGGATGAACATCCATCCTGATCGAAATGCGCCGATGCACGAGAAGGGTTTCATCATTGAGCGAAATCTGCAAAGTTTGCGGGAAATAAACCAGACAGCACAGGATGTCGGAGTGGGCTTGATGATCGAAAATCTTCCCGGTTACTATAATACTGTCCAGCAACTTGCTCCGATGCTGGATGCTATGCCAGATCTGGGTTTTCATTTGGATCTTGGGCACGCCAATCTTCAGGTGCAGCACAATTCGGCAGACGAATTAATAGCCACCTATGGTTCGCGTCTGCGCCACGTACACTTTCATGACAACAAGGGAGATGAAAAGGATCTGCATCTGCCCCTGGGAACAGGCAACATTGATTTTCGACGCTATGTTCGAATGCTTCAGAAACACGGTTATGATGGCACGATCACGCTGGAGGTCTTCACGCCGGATAAACATTATTTGAGTTACAGCCGGGATGTTCTACGCCGGCTGTGGAATGAGACTTCGGTCGGAAAAGTGAGCGCAGCGGCCATTGCTACTACTTAGTACACCCCAATTTGAATATCCTTCTCGCGATTATATTTTAGCGATGCGTCTACCTGCGTGTCCGCAGAAAACATCGTACCAAATTAGAAGGAGTAACGAAACTTTATGTGCAAAATGCTATGCGCCTCATTGGCGGTTGTTGCGCTTCTCAATTGCACCGGATGTCACAATGTGCCAGCCACGAGCGGCAACCAGGGCACAATAGCTGGAGGATTGGGTGGGACTACATCAGGTGCTGCCATTGGAAGCGAACACAATCGAGGCGCGCACAATCGCGTGCTCGGAGTACTTCTGGGCGGTTCGCTGGGAGCGGGAGCGGGTTATGTTGTGGGAGCCAACAGTGATATGATTCTCGGTCGTGATCATGCGGCAGCAACTCAAGCCACACAAAAGGCCGAGACCAATCCGGCCACACCACAGGATGTTCGCAACAGCAACACTGCCGATTTGAATCACGATGGCTTCGTCACCATGGATGAAGTCGCGGCCATGAAAGCCGCCGGACTGTCAGACGACCAGATGTTGCAGAGATTGCGGGCGACCGATCAGGTATTTGAGTTAACCGCCCAACAGCAACAGTATCTGCGCGATCACGGAGTGGACCAAACCGTCATCAGCCAAATGGAAAACATCAACCTTGATAAGCGCCAGCAAATCCTCAGCAGCCAAAGCAACTTGGGCGCGGCTCCGGGTTACACCAATACGAATCCGGGCGCAACACACCCAATTTCGACTTATCCGACCGTGCCGCATCCTAACGCTGTTCCGCCGGGCCCAACGGCTCCCATCACCACCTCTCCTGACATGACGCCATCGACAACGATTTACACAAGTGGCCCTACTGGAGCTGTTATTGGCCAGCCCGCACCCAGATGACAACAACCAACACTCTCGCGGCGGGTGCCAGCAGTCTGGCACCCCTATATTCACAGGCTTATCCAACGTTAACCTGCATCCCCTTGTATATATGATTGAAGTGAGCAGTAAAAAATGGAAGGAATTCTGCCAACGGATTAATGATCAACTTGGCGGCGCCACCGTTACGATTGAAATAATTCAGTTGGATGGACGCCAAATCGAAGTTGGCCGGGATCTAACCTTTGATCGCGTGGAGTTTATTGGTGGTGTTGGTTGCAATGATACTATTAGTGTGCGCGCTAAAGGTATTCGCGAGGTAAAACACGAAATCATCGAGCCCATCCATATCCGCCTCCGTCAAGTGGATGATAGCGGAACCTTCAATTCCATTGCCATCGAAGCTGAAAATGGCACCTCGTTTCTCACCTTCCATCCCGCAATACACGCTCAGATGCTGGAGGGCTTGAATGTTACTTAAAGCGCCGGCGCGGTTCCTCGCGCTACAGCAGCAAGGCCTAATTAACAAACCTCCTCGCAGGGTATCTCCCGGAAGATGGGGAAATTACCCCGCTGAAATCAGGGTTTTACCGGGTTTGTGACCTGCGTCGCCGCGTATAAAGTATTTAGAGTTAGGGTAATCGGAGAAAACCAATCAACAAAAGGAAACGAAAAATGAAAAAGCAAATACTTGTTATGTGTGCAGTGGCCAGTCTCGCCCTCGTGGGTTGTAACCGGGGTGGCGGCACGGGCGGCACAGGCACTGGCTCGGAAACGGACACTGGCTCATCCTCCTCAAGCTTACCCCATAGTGGGAATTACCGCGGCACTAACGCTATGAGTAGCACCAATACCGGTGCCGCAGGCAGCAGCTACAGCACCAATGCGGGCGCAGGGAGCAGTTCGGGCACCAACAGCAGTGGTGGTCTGGGCACTGATTCCAGTTCGAGCAGCGGGGCGGCCAGCAGCACCAATAGCAGCTCGGGTAACAATCCAAAATAAATTGTCAGCTGCTTATCTGCGAATAGCTTAAAAAGGACGAGGCCAGACACGGGTTGTGTCTGGCCTCACGACTCTTTATAAACAGCAGTTAGCTACCGAGTTTCTTTTTATCTTCGCCGCCGACAGGAATGTTTGCCTTAACTTCCTGGATTTCAGGAGCCGCAGCCTTGTAGCTTTGTCCGGCTGCCAGGGTTAATCCTGATTCCTTCGCAGTGCGAAAGCGCACTGGCAGACTCAAACGCTCCCGGCCGCTCCGGGTTTTGAATACGGAGAAATGAAGGTGTGGACCGCTGGTAAAACCAGTATTACCGGAATGGGCAATCAAATCACCGGCATTCACCTTGTCGCCAACGTTGACGGTAACTCCGCCCTTCATTAAGTGAGCATAGATGCCGATGGTGCCATCGGAGTGCTGGATCAGAACGCAATTCGCTGAATTCTCATATTTCCGATCAGGCCCACCAACATTGGAGTCGCCTCGTGCTTTGACTACAATTCC containing:
- a CDS encoding sugar phosphate isomerase/epimerase family protein produces the protein MLIGTMNHPAKDVIKEIEWIAGMGLEFVDLTLEPPAAALWNVDVEETRAVLKAHALPVVGHTAYYLPIASPFESVRRAAVEELKHCAEAFAKIGASWMNIHPDRNAPMHEKGFIIERNLQSLREINQTAQDVGVGLMIENLPGYYNTVQQLAPMLDAMPDLGFHLDLGHANLQVQHNSADELIATYGSRLRHVHFHDNKGDEKDLHLPLGTGNIDFRRYVRMLQKHGYDGTITLEVFTPDKHYLSYSRDVLRRLWNETSVGKVSAAAIATT
- a CDS encoding SDR family oxidoreductase, which codes for MVRPRFRNPRAPRLQAERPGRENKMSPKPRDASPEYRGSGKLQGKIALITGGDSGIGRATAVLFAREGADVAIAYLNEHKDARETVRLVEKEGRKCIAIADDVGNEKHCQKVVQTAVKQFGKLNILVNNAAEQHPQPDITRISSKQLERTFRTNIFSHFFMVKATLKYLKEGSAIINTTSVTAYRGSSQLLDYSSTKGAIVAFTRSLSENLAAKKIRVNGVAPGPIWTPLIPSTFPAEKVKKFGTDVPLGRPGQPMEVAPSYVFLASGDSSYMTGQVLHPNGGEVVNA
- a CDS encoding LamG-like jellyroll fold domain-containing protein — translated: MKAFSKVALALTILITVTTSFASDLRLGLISYWPLEADNGGTTPDLSSGNNMTVVGGSTIGAGKVGSGFVFNGTSQYLNIVHDTNNVATGLTIFSAGTFTLAMWVKGSSNQTDRMLFTMSNTTNNNPLVLFQTKNSAIGNTTSSNKLDVLIRNNSGGAGTQLNHRQSSQVVFDNTWHHIAWVDDRGTVKLYVDGSLDQTNFNYTVTQPYTFNTTSIGALVRPGISGFFNGSIDEVAVWERALSQAEVQSLITNGMPQPVTNSPPTFVQQPLSSTNNMGDRLNFSVQVYGQHPYSYQWYKNGVSIPNAINKTYSDTSTTEPATNTYYVVAANPAGSTQSDTATVVIVPDVVPNVTAGLLSYWPLDSVTNSTTLNTPDLYSHNDLQLIAMDGSSLVPGQFGSALNFDANLQQYAVRSSGFPIYNNTNYTVSFWVNAQGLSQQSKVVFAEANPTNINTYFLMGTDTSSSSSMHVKIAPGVDKISTRQVFDATWHHVVWVDENGKGRLYVDGVLDETDFGYTRSSIGASNTTAAALAQASATNFFSGAMDELAVWGRRLSYTEIQAIRTNGIPAPVTAIPPAITIQPVDRTNAVFQGDTVLFGVAASGTSPLSYQWNKNGTAISGATSNVLDLVNVQSADAANYNVVITNSAGSVTSVVAHLTMIPYTPATAGEVLKVDFDLASAPTTFPGFDSLTLTKNGTNFNGVNVTVTGIGASLQDRDRGALAGLPASITQIPIYRDFIYANSGGDANGLRILIERLAPNVQYGLTVWSWDQGSTGVRISDWVEAATGVPIAITNGYTFDGGVNPPGHDFDYTFGGLLTASASGKLQIEGRKDGGTAGQPGVFVNAIRLVAQPIIKISKVELNNNGNIRLTVERQYPYQPVHFENSAAVSGASWGTTATGGIIEEHGPIAIAEFPITDSKMFYRVVAP
- a CDS encoding nucleotidyltransferase family protein — encoded protein: MPWPDIIPMGQWANYRAAIEAAKTAGLNFLLGGGFALATYTGYWRNTKDIDFYIEPRDREAMITALSSVGFVDYYDIRPYDPGWIYRSTREGIIVDIIWSMANRRAEVDEQWFTRAHPIVVREEALSVAPVEELLWCKLYILQRDHCDWTDIFNILFCCGPKLDWNHLVERVGADIPLLRSVLMVYDWLCPNKAIELPLKLRRRLELPKPKKLPEAEQQRRIRLLDNRAWFSGMHPISQHLEV
- a CDS encoding DUF5335 family protein, which translates into the protein MALLELLLASPHPDDNNQHSRGGCQQSGTPIFTGLSNVNLHPLVYMIEVSSKKWKEFCQRINDQLGGATVTIEIIQLDGRQIEVGRDLTFDRVEFIGGVGCNDTISVRAKGIREVKHEIIEPIHIRLRQVDDSGTFNSIAIEAENGTSFLTFHPAIHAQMLEGLNVT
- a CDS encoding MqnA/MqnD/SBP family protein produces the protein MEKRMLTLGHSPDPDDAFMFYGLAKELIPTNGFGFEHILQDIQTLNERATRGELDISAISIHAYAYVSDKYALLPSGASMGDGYGPMLVSKQKFSKDEIARKKIAVPGTMTSAFLALQLWLGKSAKEFDYVVVPFDQIFSAVRSGAAEIGLIIHEGQLTYKNEGLLVSEDLGVWWGRENGGLPLPLGGNVIHKRFEPAVRKRISGILTDSIQYSLDHRPEAVQHALQYARDMGHDLADKFVGMYVNHWTLDYGEKGRESIRRFLGRAFERGLIPHRQELEFVV
- a CDS encoding alkaline phosphatase family protein: MAQNRLTNGCPHPSVISRRQFLKTSALLAAGATALQGLACAGSSASPFRLPPPGFSGIEHIVVVMMENRSFDHYLGWLPDADGRQAGLSYPDRDGNLQPTHALSPDDHGCNHPTLDQSYRGGRIKHEHGACNGWLLTGNNDAYALGYYRQRDLAFLGQAAPAWTVCDRYFAPIMAETYPNRIYQHAAQTDRLSDTPEPCSLPTIWDRLAEHDLKGRYYFSDVPFLALWGSKYLSITRTFNRFLEDCAGGALPQVSLVDPRLLGESLDVSGRGNPHTDVHSGEVFLNTVYNAVTTSPNWASTVLIVNFDEGGGFFDHVSPPPAPIPEADKTAGNQDGLRGFRVPALVIAPWSRRGGIAHGVYDHTSILKMIEWRWHLAPLTARDATANNIAEVLDFSRASMIAPRFNVPNASSIASGSTPSAISSSNRWRQLALSAKHSGFPKS